A genomic window from Salvia miltiorrhiza cultivar Shanhuang (shh) chromosome 5, IMPLAD_Smil_shh, whole genome shotgun sequence includes:
- the LOC131024359 gene encoding uncharacterized protein LOC131024359 isoform X3, whose amino-acid sequence MGLEFRRRDYRAEEQARPLQRTRADTHPLSASSSPLQVEESRSGKDDFCDPLRASDWSMAMSSSDVHREDVSTEATAPSQLRTRKEWISFKKMLMQRFPVSKTSPISVASGVLVKGNKAIEKSSKDLHSGELDDDKNFDDEDVKVIGQQECLSKLQGLKDEINQSWCADDRVTSLRLSIKAVRFLMDSSAVQIYPTLFVLATDIMDMLGDLVWNRIKQKAGITEENFKTGEICFDAKGTCNNWFCKVGSVRELLPRIYLELAILPCWRFIDDHPENILKRLLEMTRGIADPLASAYCRLYLVQCSQRLSQHDTGFLIACVNDLKLLLVHFIPAREAVNGNLSRNSELLLTLVEPAIEYIIRCLFKDLKKMEISKMLLALGMSRNPSISSKNHSSISVVLHYILKELPVEYICSNAVELLHLIEATDDRSFDQALNFKLLGHRLCELVSELSDVHLLVNKIIQVLFCYANLHAYLMVADAYLDIILENHLGMILNVVLDGILERARDEKIGENELVILQSVFLKILTHFGDIEKILSLNHFVDILDLMHGSARNSISVHMLNMATRNGEIQDPIIIEVLLEVAQALCDGLDFSNMRKDEYQHPSRLISRFVYMVDHGTEVECHLRFLAQCRGAFSSISELQENLVHSSNNLAVRAMRDGNSSISFVKSCLAFNDVTIPAIPTNLRQLNLYIETAEVAVLGGFVSHLDGLLNAAVNCLQMNDPDNVMQMAEDGDGTISLICKLCGMLVMVPGGLEQEVAYIPKRLLSFLDSQAWVLPRMKAKVLSAIVFLSAALSQNQLLYHAVSGKVICDYQLFVGISSYHQELLSLSGIALQGIVNIVMQESSKARGKLALESCNCVASSFMVSDETLEVCSKLVEIAKSCYSADDKFLQSTLRFLDASQFHL is encoded by the exons ATGGGGCTTGAATTCAGGCGCCGAGACTACAGAGCCGAGGAGCAGGCCCGCCCTCTCCAGAGAACGCGTGCTGATACTCACCCTCTCTCCGCTTCTTCTTCACCTCTCCAG GTGGAAGAATCTAGAAGTGGAAAAGATGATTTCTGCGATCCGCTTAGAGCAAGTGATTGGTCGATGGCAATGTCTTCCAGTGATGTACACCGTGAAGATGTTAGTACTGAGGCAACAGCGCCCTCTCAACTGAGAACGAGGAAGGAATGGATTTCTTTTAAGAAAATGTTGATGCAACGGTTTCCCGTGTCTAAAACATCACCAATATCAGTG GCATCTGGTGTGCTCGTGAAAGGTAACAAAG CAATTGAGAAATCATCAAAAGATTTGCATTCTGGAGAGTTGGATGATGACAAAAATTTCGATGACGAAGATGTTAAAGTGATCGGTCAACAGGAGTGTTTGTCAAAGTTGCAGGGACTGAAAGATGAAATTAATCAGTCTTGGTGTGCTGATGATCGTGTAACGTCTTTAAGGTTGTCAATAAAG GCTGTGAGGTTTCTAATGGACTCATCTGCAGTTCAGATTTATCCAACTCTTTTTGTTTTAGCAACTGATATAATGGACATGCTTGGTGATCTGGTGTGGAACCGCATCAAGCAAAAAGCAGGGATCACTGAAG AAAACTTCAAAACTGGTGAAATATGCTTCGATGCCAAAGGAACCTGCAATAACTGGTTCTGCAAAGTTGGTTCTGTTCGGGAGCTACTTCCTCGCAT CTATTTAGAACTTGCAATATTACCTTGCTGGCGCTTCATTGATGACCATCCTGAGAATATCCTTAAACGCTTGTTGGAGATGACTAGAGGCATTGCTGATCCACTGGCATCGGCTTATTGTCGCCTATACTTGGTTCAATGCTCTCAAAGACTATCCCAGCATGATACAG GTTTTCTTATCGCTTGCGTTAATGATCTGAAACTGCTACTCGTTCACTTCATACCTGCAAGAGAAGCCGTGAATGGGAATCTTTCTCGAAATAGTGAATTACTGCTTACTCTGGTTGAACCTGCTATTGAGTATATCATAAGATGCTTATTCAAGGATCTAAAAAAG ATGGAAATTAGTAAAATGCTTCTTGCACTTGGAATGTCGAGGAACCCGTCAATCTCGTCTAAAAATCATTCATCCATATCGGTTGTCCTTCATTATATACTCAAGGAGCTTCCAGTTGAATATATTTGTTCTAATGCTGTAGAGTTGCTACATCTTATAGAGGCCACTGATGATAGGTCTTTTGATCAG gctttaaatttcaaattactTGGACATAGGCTATGTGAATTGGTATCTGAACTGAGTGACGTCCACTTATTGGTCAATAAAATTATCCAG GTTCTATTTTGTTATGCAAATCTTCATGCATACTTGATGGTTGCGGATGCTTATTTGGATATAATCTTGGAGAACCATTTG GGCATGATCCTAAATGTAGTACTGGATGGAATATTGGAACGTGCGAGGGACGAAAAAATTGGTGAAAACGAGTTGGTTATACTGCAGTCAGTTTTCTTGAAAATTCTTACTCATTTTGGCGACATAGAGAAAATATTGTCACTG AACCATTTTGTTGACATCTTAGATTTGATGCATGGGAGCGCAAGAAACTCTATCAGTGTGCACATGCTTAATATGGCAACCAG AAATGGTGAAATTCAAGATCCGATCATCATTGAGGTGCTACTTGAAGTTGCTCAGGCCTTATGCGATGGCTTAGACTTCTCAAATATGAGAAAGGATGAGTATCAGCATCCATCTCGATTGATTTCCCGTTTTGTATATATG GTTGACCACGGGACGGAGGTGGAGTGCCATTTGAGGTTCCTTGCCCAATGTCGTGGAGCTTTTTCTAGCATTAGTGAACTCCAG GAGAATCTTGTTCATTCCAGCAATAACTTAGCCGTTAGAGCAATGAGAGATGGAAATAGTAGCATCAGCTTTGTCAAATCATGTCTGGCGTTTAATGATGTCACAATACCTGCTATTCCAACTAACTTAAGGCAGTTGAACTTATATATTGAAACAGCAGAG GTAGCAGTGCTGGGTGGCTTTGTTTCTCATCTAGATGGGCTTTTAAATGCAGCAGTCAATTGCTTGCAAATGAATGATCCAGACAATG TTATGCAGATGGCAGAAGATGGTGATGGAACCATTTCATTAATATGTAAGTTATGCGGCATGTTGGTGATGGTTCCAG GTGGTCTTGAACAAGAAGTAGCCTACATTCCCAAGCGTTTGTTGTCTTTCCTAGACTCCCAAGCATG GGTATTGCCGAGAATGAAGGCCAAGGTATTATCTGCAATTGTTTTCTTGTCTGCAGCACTATCCCAGAATCAACTGTTGTACCATGCTGTGAGTGGAAAG GTTATTTGTGACTACCAATTATTTGTTGGAATATCATCCTATCATCAAGAACTGTTGTCGTTGTCTGGTATTGCTCTTCAGGGAATTGTAAATATTGTGATGCAAGAGTCTTCTAAG GCGCGAGGAAAATTGGCTCTCGAAAGTTGTAACTGTGTAGCTTCATCCTTTATG GTGTCTGACGAAACATTAGAAGTATGCTCCAAGTTGGTGGAAATAGCCAAGTCATGCTACAGTGCGGACGACAAGTTTCTACAATCTACGTTACGTTTTTTAGATGCTTCCCAGTTCCATTTGTAG
- the LOC131024359 gene encoding uncharacterized protein LOC131024359 isoform X1 has translation MGLEFRRRDYRAEEQARPLQRTRADTHPLSASSSPLQVEESRSGKDDFCDPLRASDWSMAMSSSDVHREDVSTEATAPSQLRTRKEWISFKKMLMQRFPVSKTSPISVASGVLVKGNKAIEKSSKDLHSGELDDDKNFDDEDVKVIGQQECLSKLQGLKDEINQSWCADDRVTSLRLSIKAVRFLMDSSAVQIYPTLFVLATDIMDMLGDLVWNRIKQKAGITEENFKTGEICFDAKGTCNNWFCKVGSVRELLPRIYLELAILPCWRFIDDHPENILKRLLEMTRGIADPLASAYCRLYLVQCSQRLSQHDTGFLIACVNDLKLLLVHFIPAREAVNGNLSRNSELLLTLVEPAIEYIIRCLFKDLKKMEISKMLLALGMSRNPSISSKNHSSISVVLHYILKELPVEYICSNAVELLHLIEATDDRSFDQIYSSLQALNFKLLGHRLCELVSELSDVHLLVNKIIQVLFCYANLHAYLMVADAYLDIILENHLGMILNVVLDGILERARDEKIGENELVILQSVFLKILTHFGDIEKILSLNHFVDILDLMHGSARNSISVHMLNMATRNGEIQDPIIIEVLLEVAQALCDGLDFSNMRKDEYQHPSRLISRFVYMVDHGTEVECHLRFLAQCRGAFSSISELQENLVHSSNNLAVRAMRDGNSSISFVKSCLAFNDVTIPAIPTNLRQLNLYIETAEVAVLGGFVSHLDGLLNAAVNCLQMNDPDNVMQMAEDGDGTISLICKLCGMLVMVPGGLEQEVAYIPKRLLSFLDSQAWVLPRMKAKVLSAIVFLSAALSQNQLLYHAVSGKVICDYQLFVGISSYHQELLSLSGIALQGIVNIVMQESSKARGKLALESCNCVASSFMVSDETLEVCSKLVEIAKSCYSADDKFLQSTLRFLDASQFHL, from the exons ATGGGGCTTGAATTCAGGCGCCGAGACTACAGAGCCGAGGAGCAGGCCCGCCCTCTCCAGAGAACGCGTGCTGATACTCACCCTCTCTCCGCTTCTTCTTCACCTCTCCAG GTGGAAGAATCTAGAAGTGGAAAAGATGATTTCTGCGATCCGCTTAGAGCAAGTGATTGGTCGATGGCAATGTCTTCCAGTGATGTACACCGTGAAGATGTTAGTACTGAGGCAACAGCGCCCTCTCAACTGAGAACGAGGAAGGAATGGATTTCTTTTAAGAAAATGTTGATGCAACGGTTTCCCGTGTCTAAAACATCACCAATATCAGTG GCATCTGGTGTGCTCGTGAAAGGTAACAAAG CAATTGAGAAATCATCAAAAGATTTGCATTCTGGAGAGTTGGATGATGACAAAAATTTCGATGACGAAGATGTTAAAGTGATCGGTCAACAGGAGTGTTTGTCAAAGTTGCAGGGACTGAAAGATGAAATTAATCAGTCTTGGTGTGCTGATGATCGTGTAACGTCTTTAAGGTTGTCAATAAAG GCTGTGAGGTTTCTAATGGACTCATCTGCAGTTCAGATTTATCCAACTCTTTTTGTTTTAGCAACTGATATAATGGACATGCTTGGTGATCTGGTGTGGAACCGCATCAAGCAAAAAGCAGGGATCACTGAAG AAAACTTCAAAACTGGTGAAATATGCTTCGATGCCAAAGGAACCTGCAATAACTGGTTCTGCAAAGTTGGTTCTGTTCGGGAGCTACTTCCTCGCAT CTATTTAGAACTTGCAATATTACCTTGCTGGCGCTTCATTGATGACCATCCTGAGAATATCCTTAAACGCTTGTTGGAGATGACTAGAGGCATTGCTGATCCACTGGCATCGGCTTATTGTCGCCTATACTTGGTTCAATGCTCTCAAAGACTATCCCAGCATGATACAG GTTTTCTTATCGCTTGCGTTAATGATCTGAAACTGCTACTCGTTCACTTCATACCTGCAAGAGAAGCCGTGAATGGGAATCTTTCTCGAAATAGTGAATTACTGCTTACTCTGGTTGAACCTGCTATTGAGTATATCATAAGATGCTTATTCAAGGATCTAAAAAAG ATGGAAATTAGTAAAATGCTTCTTGCACTTGGAATGTCGAGGAACCCGTCAATCTCGTCTAAAAATCATTCATCCATATCGGTTGTCCTTCATTATATACTCAAGGAGCTTCCAGTTGAATATATTTGTTCTAATGCTGTAGAGTTGCTACATCTTATAGAGGCCACTGATGATAGGTCTTTTGATCAG ATTTATTCTTCACTGCAGgctttaaatttcaaattactTGGACATAGGCTATGTGAATTGGTATCTGAACTGAGTGACGTCCACTTATTGGTCAATAAAATTATCCAG GTTCTATTTTGTTATGCAAATCTTCATGCATACTTGATGGTTGCGGATGCTTATTTGGATATAATCTTGGAGAACCATTTG GGCATGATCCTAAATGTAGTACTGGATGGAATATTGGAACGTGCGAGGGACGAAAAAATTGGTGAAAACGAGTTGGTTATACTGCAGTCAGTTTTCTTGAAAATTCTTACTCATTTTGGCGACATAGAGAAAATATTGTCACTG AACCATTTTGTTGACATCTTAGATTTGATGCATGGGAGCGCAAGAAACTCTATCAGTGTGCACATGCTTAATATGGCAACCAG AAATGGTGAAATTCAAGATCCGATCATCATTGAGGTGCTACTTGAAGTTGCTCAGGCCTTATGCGATGGCTTAGACTTCTCAAATATGAGAAAGGATGAGTATCAGCATCCATCTCGATTGATTTCCCGTTTTGTATATATG GTTGACCACGGGACGGAGGTGGAGTGCCATTTGAGGTTCCTTGCCCAATGTCGTGGAGCTTTTTCTAGCATTAGTGAACTCCAG GAGAATCTTGTTCATTCCAGCAATAACTTAGCCGTTAGAGCAATGAGAGATGGAAATAGTAGCATCAGCTTTGTCAAATCATGTCTGGCGTTTAATGATGTCACAATACCTGCTATTCCAACTAACTTAAGGCAGTTGAACTTATATATTGAAACAGCAGAG GTAGCAGTGCTGGGTGGCTTTGTTTCTCATCTAGATGGGCTTTTAAATGCAGCAGTCAATTGCTTGCAAATGAATGATCCAGACAATG TTATGCAGATGGCAGAAGATGGTGATGGAACCATTTCATTAATATGTAAGTTATGCGGCATGTTGGTGATGGTTCCAG GTGGTCTTGAACAAGAAGTAGCCTACATTCCCAAGCGTTTGTTGTCTTTCCTAGACTCCCAAGCATG GGTATTGCCGAGAATGAAGGCCAAGGTATTATCTGCAATTGTTTTCTTGTCTGCAGCACTATCCCAGAATCAACTGTTGTACCATGCTGTGAGTGGAAAG GTTATTTGTGACTACCAATTATTTGTTGGAATATCATCCTATCATCAAGAACTGTTGTCGTTGTCTGGTATTGCTCTTCAGGGAATTGTAAATATTGTGATGCAAGAGTCTTCTAAG GCGCGAGGAAAATTGGCTCTCGAAAGTTGTAACTGTGTAGCTTCATCCTTTATG GTGTCTGACGAAACATTAGAAGTATGCTCCAAGTTGGTGGAAATAGCCAAGTCATGCTACAGTGCGGACGACAAGTTTCTACAATCTACGTTACGTTTTTTAGATGCTTCCCAGTTCCATTTGTAG
- the LOC131024359 gene encoding uncharacterized protein LOC131024359 isoform X2 has translation MGLEFRRRDYRAEEQARPLQRTRADTHPLSASSSPLQVEESRSGKDDFCDPLRASDWSMAMSSSDVHREDVSTEATAPSQLRTRKEWISFKKMLMQRFPVSKTSPISVASGVLVKAIEKSSKDLHSGELDDDKNFDDEDVKVIGQQECLSKLQGLKDEINQSWCADDRVTSLRLSIKAVRFLMDSSAVQIYPTLFVLATDIMDMLGDLVWNRIKQKAGITEENFKTGEICFDAKGTCNNWFCKVGSVRELLPRIYLELAILPCWRFIDDHPENILKRLLEMTRGIADPLASAYCRLYLVQCSQRLSQHDTGFLIACVNDLKLLLVHFIPAREAVNGNLSRNSELLLTLVEPAIEYIIRCLFKDLKKMEISKMLLALGMSRNPSISSKNHSSISVVLHYILKELPVEYICSNAVELLHLIEATDDRSFDQIYSSLQALNFKLLGHRLCELVSELSDVHLLVNKIIQVLFCYANLHAYLMVADAYLDIILENHLGMILNVVLDGILERARDEKIGENELVILQSVFLKILTHFGDIEKILSLNHFVDILDLMHGSARNSISVHMLNMATRNGEIQDPIIIEVLLEVAQALCDGLDFSNMRKDEYQHPSRLISRFVYMVDHGTEVECHLRFLAQCRGAFSSISELQENLVHSSNNLAVRAMRDGNSSISFVKSCLAFNDVTIPAIPTNLRQLNLYIETAEVAVLGGFVSHLDGLLNAAVNCLQMNDPDNVMQMAEDGDGTISLICKLCGMLVMVPGGLEQEVAYIPKRLLSFLDSQAWVLPRMKAKVLSAIVFLSAALSQNQLLYHAVSGKVICDYQLFVGISSYHQELLSLSGIALQGIVNIVMQESSKARGKLALESCNCVASSFMVSDETLEVCSKLVEIAKSCYSADDKFLQSTLRFLDASQFHL, from the exons ATGGGGCTTGAATTCAGGCGCCGAGACTACAGAGCCGAGGAGCAGGCCCGCCCTCTCCAGAGAACGCGTGCTGATACTCACCCTCTCTCCGCTTCTTCTTCACCTCTCCAG GTGGAAGAATCTAGAAGTGGAAAAGATGATTTCTGCGATCCGCTTAGAGCAAGTGATTGGTCGATGGCAATGTCTTCCAGTGATGTACACCGTGAAGATGTTAGTACTGAGGCAACAGCGCCCTCTCAACTGAGAACGAGGAAGGAATGGATTTCTTTTAAGAAAATGTTGATGCAACGGTTTCCCGTGTCTAAAACATCACCAATATCAGTG GCATCTGGTGTGCTCGTGAAAG CAATTGAGAAATCATCAAAAGATTTGCATTCTGGAGAGTTGGATGATGACAAAAATTTCGATGACGAAGATGTTAAAGTGATCGGTCAACAGGAGTGTTTGTCAAAGTTGCAGGGACTGAAAGATGAAATTAATCAGTCTTGGTGTGCTGATGATCGTGTAACGTCTTTAAGGTTGTCAATAAAG GCTGTGAGGTTTCTAATGGACTCATCTGCAGTTCAGATTTATCCAACTCTTTTTGTTTTAGCAACTGATATAATGGACATGCTTGGTGATCTGGTGTGGAACCGCATCAAGCAAAAAGCAGGGATCACTGAAG AAAACTTCAAAACTGGTGAAATATGCTTCGATGCCAAAGGAACCTGCAATAACTGGTTCTGCAAAGTTGGTTCTGTTCGGGAGCTACTTCCTCGCAT CTATTTAGAACTTGCAATATTACCTTGCTGGCGCTTCATTGATGACCATCCTGAGAATATCCTTAAACGCTTGTTGGAGATGACTAGAGGCATTGCTGATCCACTGGCATCGGCTTATTGTCGCCTATACTTGGTTCAATGCTCTCAAAGACTATCCCAGCATGATACAG GTTTTCTTATCGCTTGCGTTAATGATCTGAAACTGCTACTCGTTCACTTCATACCTGCAAGAGAAGCCGTGAATGGGAATCTTTCTCGAAATAGTGAATTACTGCTTACTCTGGTTGAACCTGCTATTGAGTATATCATAAGATGCTTATTCAAGGATCTAAAAAAG ATGGAAATTAGTAAAATGCTTCTTGCACTTGGAATGTCGAGGAACCCGTCAATCTCGTCTAAAAATCATTCATCCATATCGGTTGTCCTTCATTATATACTCAAGGAGCTTCCAGTTGAATATATTTGTTCTAATGCTGTAGAGTTGCTACATCTTATAGAGGCCACTGATGATAGGTCTTTTGATCAG ATTTATTCTTCACTGCAGgctttaaatttcaaattactTGGACATAGGCTATGTGAATTGGTATCTGAACTGAGTGACGTCCACTTATTGGTCAATAAAATTATCCAG GTTCTATTTTGTTATGCAAATCTTCATGCATACTTGATGGTTGCGGATGCTTATTTGGATATAATCTTGGAGAACCATTTG GGCATGATCCTAAATGTAGTACTGGATGGAATATTGGAACGTGCGAGGGACGAAAAAATTGGTGAAAACGAGTTGGTTATACTGCAGTCAGTTTTCTTGAAAATTCTTACTCATTTTGGCGACATAGAGAAAATATTGTCACTG AACCATTTTGTTGACATCTTAGATTTGATGCATGGGAGCGCAAGAAACTCTATCAGTGTGCACATGCTTAATATGGCAACCAG AAATGGTGAAATTCAAGATCCGATCATCATTGAGGTGCTACTTGAAGTTGCTCAGGCCTTATGCGATGGCTTAGACTTCTCAAATATGAGAAAGGATGAGTATCAGCATCCATCTCGATTGATTTCCCGTTTTGTATATATG GTTGACCACGGGACGGAGGTGGAGTGCCATTTGAGGTTCCTTGCCCAATGTCGTGGAGCTTTTTCTAGCATTAGTGAACTCCAG GAGAATCTTGTTCATTCCAGCAATAACTTAGCCGTTAGAGCAATGAGAGATGGAAATAGTAGCATCAGCTTTGTCAAATCATGTCTGGCGTTTAATGATGTCACAATACCTGCTATTCCAACTAACTTAAGGCAGTTGAACTTATATATTGAAACAGCAGAG GTAGCAGTGCTGGGTGGCTTTGTTTCTCATCTAGATGGGCTTTTAAATGCAGCAGTCAATTGCTTGCAAATGAATGATCCAGACAATG TTATGCAGATGGCAGAAGATGGTGATGGAACCATTTCATTAATATGTAAGTTATGCGGCATGTTGGTGATGGTTCCAG GTGGTCTTGAACAAGAAGTAGCCTACATTCCCAAGCGTTTGTTGTCTTTCCTAGACTCCCAAGCATG GGTATTGCCGAGAATGAAGGCCAAGGTATTATCTGCAATTGTTTTCTTGTCTGCAGCACTATCCCAGAATCAACTGTTGTACCATGCTGTGAGTGGAAAG GTTATTTGTGACTACCAATTATTTGTTGGAATATCATCCTATCATCAAGAACTGTTGTCGTTGTCTGGTATTGCTCTTCAGGGAATTGTAAATATTGTGATGCAAGAGTCTTCTAAG GCGCGAGGAAAATTGGCTCTCGAAAGTTGTAACTGTGTAGCTTCATCCTTTATG GTGTCTGACGAAACATTAGAAGTATGCTCCAAGTTGGTGGAAATAGCCAAGTCATGCTACAGTGCGGACGACAAGTTTCTACAATCTACGTTACGTTTTTTAGATGCTTCCCAGTTCCATTTGTAG